The Streptomyces sp. NBC_01244 genome contains a region encoding:
- a CDS encoding ABC transporter permease, producing MSTLLSDGGAVLTRQLQKARHAPTLLVLTQTMPVAMLLFFGYVFGSALAMPGSEYRQFLVPGLLAATAANGLMAGMFTAAQDAHRGVMDRFRTLPMSRSAVPLGQTAADLVTTAVSMVPLILVGLAMGWRAENGLPGALGAFGVLLLFRFATAWVGTYLGLLSKSEEAAGQLAGATFVLPMLSSAYLPTAGLPGWLRTLAEWNPISAVATAVRALCGNAGGEAAAGAAWPVAHPVAGALLWSLVLLALFVPAATRRFARGLG from the coding sequence ATGAGCACCCTGCTGTCCGACGGCGGCGCCGTCCTCACCCGCCAGCTGCAAAAGGCCCGGCACGCCCCGACCCTGCTCGTCCTCACCCAGACCATGCCCGTCGCCATGCTGCTGTTCTTCGGCTACGTCTTCGGCAGCGCGCTCGCCATGCCGGGCTCCGAGTACCGGCAGTTCCTGGTCCCCGGACTGCTCGCCGCCACCGCCGCGAACGGACTGATGGCCGGCATGTTCACGGCCGCGCAGGACGCGCACCGCGGAGTGATGGACCGCTTCCGGACCCTGCCGATGAGCCGCAGCGCGGTACCGCTCGGGCAGACGGCGGCGGATCTGGTGACGACCGCCGTCTCGATGGTGCCGCTGATCCTGGTGGGGCTGGCCATGGGCTGGCGGGCGGAGAACGGGCTCCCCGGGGCACTCGGGGCCTTCGGCGTCCTGCTGCTGTTCCGCTTCGCCACCGCATGGGTGGGGACGTACCTCGGCCTGCTGAGCAAGAGCGAGGAGGCGGCGGGGCAACTCGCCGGCGCCACCTTCGTCCTGCCGATGCTCTCCAGCGCGTACCTGCCGACGGCCGGGCTGCCCGGATGGCTGCGCACGCTCGCCGAGTGGAACCCGATCAGCGCCGTCGCCACCGCCGTGCGCGCCCTGTGCGGCAACGCCGGAGGCGAGGCCGCGGCGGGCGCCGCGTGGCCGGTCGCGCACCCGGTCGCCGGGGCGCTGCTGTGGTCACTGGTCCTGCTGGCCCTCTTCGTGCCGGCGGCCACGCGCCGGTTCGCACGCGGCCTCGGCTGA
- a CDS encoding CaiB/BaiF CoA transferase family protein: MEPDTHATDPLPLEGITVVSVEQAVSAPFATRQLADLGARVIKVERPDGGDFARGYDTAAHGLASHFVWANRGKESIALDLKDPRGREVLHGLLEGADVFVQNLAQGAAARLGLDSAALCARYPRLVAVDVSGYGPEGPYAHKRAYDMLVQCEAGLVSVTGTPEQPVKAGIPAADIAAAMYAFSGVLAALLRRGTTGRGGRVEVSMLDALAEWMGHPLHHTMHGGEQPVRTGLAHAVIAPYDAYPTADGDRVLLSVQNDREWRRLAEHLLERPELAEDPGYATNAARTANREKTDAVVAEALGRLGADAAIERLEAAGIACARLNSVAQLAAHPQLEARDRWREVGSPAGPLRALLPPIGLPGGAAPHMGAVPALGEHTEALLHALGMTGEQITALRRDGVVR; the protein is encoded by the coding sequence ATGGAACCCGACACACACGCCACCGACCCCCTCCCCCTCGAAGGCATCACCGTCGTCTCCGTCGAGCAGGCCGTCTCCGCGCCCTTCGCCACCCGCCAGCTCGCCGACCTCGGTGCCCGGGTGATCAAGGTCGAGCGGCCCGACGGGGGCGACTTCGCGCGCGGCTACGACACCGCCGCGCACGGCCTCGCCTCGCATTTCGTGTGGGCCAACCGGGGGAAGGAGTCGATCGCGCTCGACCTCAAGGACCCGCGCGGCCGGGAGGTCCTGCACGGGCTGCTCGAGGGGGCCGACGTGTTCGTGCAGAACCTCGCCCAGGGAGCCGCCGCCCGGCTCGGGCTCGACTCGGCCGCGCTGTGCGCCCGCTACCCGCGGCTGGTCGCCGTGGACGTCTCCGGCTACGGGCCCGAAGGCCCGTACGCCCACAAGCGCGCCTACGACATGCTGGTCCAGTGCGAGGCCGGCCTGGTCTCGGTGACCGGTACCCCGGAGCAGCCGGTCAAGGCGGGGATTCCGGCGGCGGACATCGCGGCCGCCATGTACGCCTTCTCGGGGGTGCTCGCGGCCCTGCTGCGGCGCGGGACCACCGGGCGCGGAGGCAGGGTGGAGGTGTCGATGCTCGACGCGCTCGCCGAGTGGATGGGGCATCCGCTGCACCACACCATGCACGGCGGGGAGCAGCCGGTGCGGACGGGCCTGGCGCACGCGGTGATCGCGCCCTACGACGCCTACCCGACGGCGGACGGGGACCGGGTCCTGCTGTCGGTGCAGAACGACCGGGAGTGGCGGCGGCTTGCCGAACACCTGCTGGAACGGCCGGAGTTGGCCGAGGATCCGGGGTACGCGACGAACGCCGCGCGCACCGCGAACCGGGAGAAGACCGACGCGGTGGTCGCCGAGGCCCTGGGCCGGCTCGGCGCGGACGCGGCGATCGAGCGGCTGGAGGCCGCGGGCATCGCCTGCGCACGGCTGAACTCGGTGGCACAGCTCGCCGCGCACCCGCAGCTGGAGGCCCGGGACCGCTGGCGGGAGGTGGGCTCGCCTGCGGGCCCGCTGCGGGCCCTGCTGCCGCCGATCGGACTGCCCGGCGGCGCGGCACCGCACATGGGTGCGGTGCCCGCGCTCGGTGAACACACCGAAGCCCTGCTGCACGCCCTGGGGATGACGGGCGAACAGATCACGGCACTGCGCCGGGACGGTGTGGTTCGCTGA
- a CDS encoding serine/threonine-protein kinase, protein MTESASNGDGAGDRVIAGRYRLLGPLGRGGMGMVWRARDEVLGREVAIKEVRAPAGMDEAEVTRMYRRLEREAWAAARVSHRGVVTVYDVATEDGRPWIVMEIVRGLSLAEVLEGDGPLTPQRTAHIGEQVLAALRSAHEAGVLHRDVKPGNVLIANDGRVVLGDFGIASLEGSSAITMTGEVVGSPEFLPPERALGQEPGPASDLWALGVTLYLAVEGVSPFHRESPVATLRAVVEEDFPPPLRAGPLAPVLEGLLVKDPGERLSAAEAARMLRIVGAGGTTVRASGGPVSGPAPVPVAGADGPTSVMRHRYGHPTPPLPAPAPGTGSAPAYPPEPERNGAGAVLAGGIVVMLAVVVLLGWLLLRDRDTGGDGGDGATTAPTVTQSASPSPTPTPSASPSPSPSPSPSPSATPPPGITVSAVQALRDTYRGVCPAPAAEAPAFTATVAVDRTPAVVEYRWATRSGETSGPGWRTLAYPAGGPGSVRLDHTELTHHPNTTLEDAVRLEVRAPSEVASAWLEFSVTCEEETPTGGASSPGTSGPPASPSPNPGPTASP, encoded by the coding sequence GTGACTGAGTCCGCGTCGAACGGGGACGGCGCCGGCGATCGCGTCATCGCCGGACGCTACCGCCTGCTGGGCCCGCTCGGCCGCGGCGGGATGGGCATGGTGTGGCGGGCCCGGGACGAGGTCCTGGGGCGCGAGGTCGCCATCAAGGAAGTGCGCGCACCGGCCGGTATGGACGAGGCCGAGGTGACCCGGATGTACCGGCGGCTGGAGCGGGAGGCCTGGGCCGCGGCCCGCGTCTCGCACCGGGGCGTGGTCACCGTCTACGACGTGGCCACCGAGGACGGCCGGCCCTGGATCGTGATGGAGATCGTACGGGGACTCTCGCTCGCGGAGGTTCTGGAGGGCGACGGCCCGCTCACCCCGCAGCGGACCGCCCACATCGGCGAACAGGTGCTGGCCGCACTGCGCTCCGCGCACGAGGCGGGGGTGCTGCACCGGGACGTCAAACCGGGCAACGTGCTGATCGCCAACGACGGCCGGGTGGTGCTCGGCGACTTCGGGATCGCCAGCCTGGAGGGCTCCAGCGCCATCACCATGACCGGCGAGGTGGTCGGCTCCCCCGAATTCCTGCCGCCCGAGCGGGCGTTGGGACAGGAACCGGGCCCCGCGTCGGACCTGTGGGCACTCGGGGTGACCCTGTACCTGGCCGTGGAGGGGGTGTCGCCCTTCCACCGGGAGTCCCCGGTGGCCACGCTGCGGGCGGTGGTGGAGGAAGACTTCCCGCCGCCGCTGCGGGCCGGGCCGCTGGCGCCCGTCCTGGAAGGACTGCTGGTCAAGGATCCCGGGGAGCGGCTGTCCGCGGCGGAGGCGGCCCGGATGCTGCGCATCGTCGGCGCCGGCGGGACCACCGTACGGGCCTCCGGCGGGCCGGTGTCAGGTCCGGCGCCGGTTCCGGTGGCGGGGGCGGACGGCCCGACCTCCGTGATGCGGCACCGGTACGGCCACCCCACCCCTCCGCTGCCGGCTCCCGCACCGGGGACCGGGTCGGCGCCGGCGTATCCCCCGGAGCCCGAGCGGAACGGGGCCGGGGCGGTGCTGGCCGGCGGGATCGTGGTGATGCTCGCGGTGGTGGTGCTGCTGGGATGGCTGCTGCTGAGGGACCGCGACACGGGCGGGGACGGCGGAGACGGGGCGACGACCGCCCCGACCGTCACGCAGAGCGCTTCGCCTTCTCCGACCCCCACGCCGAGCGCGTCCCCTTCGCCCTCGCCGTCCCCCTCCCCCTCCCCTTCGGCCACGCCGCCGCCGGGCATCACCGTGTCCGCCGTCCAGGCCCTCCGGGACACCTACCGGGGCGTGTGCCCGGCGCCCGCCGCCGAGGCCCCCGCCTTCACCGCCACCGTGGCGGTGGACCGGACGCCGGCGGTGGTGGAGTACCGGTGGGCGACGCGCAGCGGGGAGACTTCCGGCCCCGGCTGGCGGACCCTCGCGTATCCGGCGGGCGGACCGGGGAGCGTACGGCTGGATCACACGGAGTTGACGCACCACCCGAACACGACCCTCGAGGACGCGGTGCGGCTGGAGGTCCGGGCGCCGTCGGAGGTGGCTTCGGCCTGGCTGGAGTTCTCGGTGACGTGCGAGGAGGAGACCCCGACGGGCGGGGCCTCCTCCCCGGGTACGTCCGGACCGCCCGCTTCCCCGTCACCGAACCCGGGTCCGACGGCCAGTCCGTGA
- a CDS encoding SGNH/GDSL hydrolase family protein, whose product MRMPRFAALASALLLAAGAALFGAGQATAAADFGYVALGDSYSSGVGAGNYDSASGNCKRTTRAYPALWAAAHSPQTFSFAACSGARTGDVMSGQLAPLNAGTDLVSITIGGNDAGFSDVMTTCVLQSEATCVSRVNQAKAYVDSTLPGQLDTVYNAIHSRSPGARVVVLGYPRFYKLNGNCVAGLSEGERAAINGASDYLNAAIAKRAANHGFAFASVAGAFTGHEICSGSEWLHSLNWLNIGESYHPTAAGQSGGYLPVFTSAA is encoded by the coding sequence GCGGCCCTGTTCGGAGCCGGCCAGGCGACCGCCGCCGCCGACTTCGGCTACGTCGCCCTCGGCGACTCGTACTCCTCCGGCGTCGGCGCCGGCAACTACGACAGCGCCAGCGGGAACTGCAAGCGAACCACCCGCGCCTACCCGGCCCTCTGGGCCGCCGCACACTCCCCCCAGACCTTCTCCTTCGCCGCCTGCTCGGGTGCTCGTACGGGTGATGTGATGAGCGGCCAGCTCGCACCGCTGAACGCGGGCACCGACCTCGTGAGCATCACCATCGGCGGCAACGACGCCGGATTCTCCGACGTCATGACCACCTGTGTCCTCCAGTCCGAAGCCACCTGCGTGAGCCGCGTCAACCAGGCCAAGGCCTACGTCGACTCCACCCTCCCCGGCCAGCTCGACACGGTCTACAACGCCATCCACAGCCGGTCCCCGGGCGCCCGCGTGGTCGTCCTCGGCTATCCCCGCTTCTACAAGCTGAACGGCAACTGCGTGGCCGGGCTGTCGGAGGGCGAGCGCGCGGCCATCAACGGCGCCTCCGACTACCTCAACGCCGCCATCGCCAAACGCGCCGCCAACCACGGCTTCGCCTTCGCCTCGGTCGCCGGCGCCTTCACCGGGCACGAGATCTGCTCCGGCAGCGAGTGGCTGCACAGCCTCAACTGGCTGAACATCGGGGAGTCCTACCACCCGACCGCCGCCGGACAGTCCGGCGGCTACCTGCCCGTCTTCACCAGCGCCGCCTGA